Proteins found in one Oncorhynchus gorbuscha isolate QuinsamMale2020 ecotype Even-year linkage group LG15, OgorEven_v1.0, whole genome shotgun sequence genomic segment:
- the LOC123997115 gene encoding LOW QUALITY PROTEIN: rho GTPase-activating protein 45-like (The sequence of the model RefSeq protein was modified relative to this genomic sequence to represent the inferred CDS: inserted 2 bases in 1 codon; deleted 1 base in 1 codon): protein MDGKGTLKMFSRKKRELIKTPSISKKTRAGSPGPQSSSSLSILQEQPRRDAIDTTPSSSSSTLFPIPGAPSDSSVSCPGTPNAQHSKLVGVGCPTPGATMKRPTGLSRHASAAGFPIHSWVFTKGQGXRGAITPTTPQDSSESMAIEVEDIPSLLSNVARFAEAVEKLKDVVLGEDKQENRRPLAHECLGEVLRVLRQVISTYPLLNTVETLTAAGKLISKVKGFHYETCNDTEKKDFEKAIETIAVAFSSSVSELLMGEVDSSTLLSLLPTEKSRSMENLYGVSGHGLEGALMRSDLQDFGRAEEVDIMLQRSEGGVDSALAYAKTISKYMKDLMSYVEKRTSLEVEFAKGLQRLYQSSKHSITHPHMPFYSIYSLALEQDLEQSSGMQQAATTLHNQTFLQPLMQRKHEHEKKRKEVKEQWYRAKRKLMECESNLRKAKHAYMARCEEHDKAKAAASRAAEEDGGGSTTKSLGKKLRVEEDARNKAEEAEATYRTCIADATTQQQELEHVKVNVLRLLQEVIKQSDQTLRSATISYYQIMHMQTVVLPVHYQTLCESSKLYDPGQQYAAHVRDLQLTEEPEVTYQFESYTATAASTQHPARPLNDSFNTDQQSSSEGQPSTGETTTGEDLSAENARKRQGHKSWGSTVSDADSVEGEGGLESPTTSSGDISKMARTSSTGTMSSNEDPDEKDGNMASFEAPNINGMEPEIAVPTGPFRNIGLSKAAQTHRLRKLRTPSKCRECDSYVYFQGAECEECFLACHKRCLETLAIQCGHKKLQGRLQLFGRDFSQVSSGSSDSIPFIITKCISEIERRALKTKGIYRVNGVKTRVEKLCQAFENGKELVELSQCSPHDISNVLKLYLRQLPEPIMPFRLYNSLMGLAKESLQTEGGEAGTGKGPELVDLGPDTDPAVLAVVDRLRELVKELPKANVATLRYIVRHLRRIAELEQDNKMSPSNLGIVFGPSLIRPRPTGATVSLSSLVDYPHQARIIETLIVFYTAIFQSKSSSTSSRPSSISIQQNVSVDVEEGSSAVVAEGEEQEAKEEQSRTDSDKMEEGCGSFPGSLSSSEQIVDSDSELDETGRGSTHHPRCLVKQESEVSTEDDQLNCRDSLELSSQSVPQTDPEPDQDQESPGPDASDHDPPEPPDSEPPDLEVSEQELSISLAELNMNQSNNYVLGHVWSESQFGAEGQGARVCVNMTCAMCQPH, encoded by the exons ATGGACGGCAAAGGTACGTTGAAGATGTTCTCCCGAAAGAAAAGGGAATTGATAAAAACCCCTTCCATCTCGAAGAAGACTCGAGCAGGAAGCCCCGGGCCACAGAGCTCATCATCA CTGTCTATTCTCCAGGAGCAGCCTCGTCGTGATGCTATCGACACCAccccttcctcatcctcctccaccctcttccccaTTCCCGGTGCCCCATCGGACTCCTCCGTGTCCTGCCCTGGCACCCCAAATGCCCAGCACAGCAAGCTGGTGGGGGTGGGCTGCCCGACCCCAGGGGCCACCATGAAGAGGCCCACCGGCCTCAGCCGTCATGCCAGCGCCGCGGGGTTCCCTATCCACTCATGGGTGTTCACCAAGGGCCAGGG AAGGGGGGCTatcacccccaccaccccccaaGACAGCTCAGAGAGCATGGCCATCGAGGTGGAGGACATCCCCTCTCTGTTAAGTAATGTGGCCCGCTTTGCTGAGGCCGTAGAGAAGTTGAAGGACGTTGTATTGGGGGAAG acaAGCAGGAGAACCGTCGCCCTCTGGCCCATGAATGCCTGGGAGAGGTCCTGAGGGTCCTACGACAGGTCATCAGCACCTACCCTCTCCTCAACACTGTGGAGACCCTTACTGCTGCAGGCAAACTCATATCTAAGGTTAAAG GATTTCACTATGAGACTTGTAATGACACAGAAAAGAAGGACTTTGAGAAGGCCATTGAAACCATTGCAGTTGCTTTTAGTAGCAG tGTGTCAGAGCTGCTGATG GGGGAGGTGGACAGCAGTACCCTACTGTCCCTGCTGCCAACCGAGAAGAGCAGG tCTATGGAGAACCTGTACGGGGTGTCGGGTCATGGGCTAGAGGGAGCTCTGATGAGGAGTGACCTGCAGGACTTTGGCCGGGCCGAGGAGGTGGACATCATGCTGCAGCGTAGTGAAGGGGGAGTGGACTCTGCTCTGGCCTACGCTAAGACCATCTCTAAATACATGAAGGACCTGATGAGCTACGTGGAGAAGAGGACCTCACTGG AAGTGGAGTTTGCCAAGGGCTTACAAAGACTGTACCAGTCCAGCAAGCACAGCATCACACAT CCCCACATGCCCTTCTACTCCATCTACTCTCTGGCTCTGGAGCAGGACTTGGAGCAGAGCAGTGGGATGCAGCAGGCCGCCACCACACTGCACAACCAGACCTTCCTACAGCCTCTGATGCAGCGTAAACACGAGCATGAGAAGAAACGCAAGGAGGTCAAGGAACAGTGGTACCGTGCCAAGAGGAAACTG ATGGAATGTGAGTCTAACCTGCGAAAGGCCAAGCATGCCTACATGGCTCGCTGTGAGGAGCACGACAAGGCCAAAGCAGCTGCTAGCAGAGCcgcagaggaggatggaggaggctCTACCACCAAGTCTCTGGGCAAAAAGTTACGAGTGGAGGAAGATGCTCGCAACAAG GCTGAAGAGGCAGAGGCCACCTACAGGACATGCATAGCAGACGCCACCACCCAGCAGCAGGAGCTGGAACACGTCAAGGTCAATGTGCTCCGACTGCTGCAGGAGGTCATCAAACAGAGTGACCAGACACTGCGCTCG gcCACCATCTCGTACTACCAGATAATGCACATGCAGACGGTGGTGTTGCCGGTCCACTACCAGACTCTGTGTGAGAGCAGTAAGCTGTATGACCCGGGACAGCAGTACGCTGCCCACGTCAGAGACCTGCAGCTCACTGAGGAGCCTGAGGTCACCTACCAGTTTGAGTCCTACACTGCCACTGCAGCCTCCACACA GCATCCAGCTCGACCCCTTAATGACAGCTTCAACACAGACCAGCAGAGCAGCTCTGAGGGTCAACCCAGCACCGGAGAGACCACGACAGGGGAGGACCTTAGCGCTGAAAACGCCAGAAAGA GACAAGGCCACAAATCGTGGGGTTCTACAGTGAGTGATGCAGACAGTGTAGAAGGGGAAGGTGGCCTGGAATCTCCTACCACCAGTTCAG GTGACATCAGTAAAATGGCACGCACCTCCTCCACTGGGACCATGTCATCCAACGAGGATCCAGATGAGAAGGACGGGAACATGGCCTCCTTCGAAGCACCAA ACATAAATGGCATGGAGCCTGAGATTGCGGTTCCAACCGGACCTTTCCGTAACATTGGGCTCTCCAAAGCCGCCCAGACTCATCGGCTGCGTAAACTCCGCACCCCGTCCAAGTGTCGGGAGTGCGACAGCTACGTGTACTTCCAGGGAGCAGAGTGTGAGGAG TGTTTCCTGGCATGTCATAAGCGGTGCCTGGAGACGTTAGCCATCCAGTGTGGCCATAAGAAACTGCAGGGTAGACTCCAGCTGTTCGGCCGAGACTTCTCCCAGGTGTCCAGCGGCAGCTCTGACAGCATCCCATTCATCATCACTAAGTGCATTTCGGAGATCGAGAGACGAGCCCTGAAGACGAAG ggtATCTACAGAGTAAATGGGGTGAAGACTCGTGTAGAGAAGCTGTGTCAGGCCTTTGAGAATGGCAAGGAACTAGTGGAGCTCTCGCAGTGTTCCCCCCATGACATCAGCAACGTCCTCAAGCTCTACCTCCGACAG CTTCCAGAGCCCATCATGCCGTTCCGCCTGTACAACAGCCTCATGGGGTTGGCCAAGGAGAGCCTGCAAACTGAGGGAGGGGAGGCCGGGACGGGGAAGGGGCCAGAGCTGGTGGACCTAGGACCAGATACGGACCCAGCGGTCCTGGCTGTGGTGGATAGACTTAGGGAGCTGGTGAAAGAGCTGCCCAAGGCTAACGTAGCCACGCTGCGCTACATCGTACGTCACCTGCGCAG GATTGCGGAGTTGGAGCAGGACAATAAGATGAGTCCCAGTAACCTGGGCATCGTGTTTGGCCCCTCTCTGATAAGGCCCCGGCCCACAGGGGCCACAGTGTCCCTGTCCTCTCTAGTGGACTACCCCCATCAGGCCCGCATCATAGAGACTCTCATCGTCTTCTACACAGCCATCTTCCAGTCCAAATCCTCTAGCACCAGCAGTCGCccatcctccatctccatccaacag AATGTCAGTGTGGATGTTGAGGAGGGCAGCAGTGCCGTGGTAGCTgaaggagaggaacaggaagccaaagaggaacagagcagaacagactcTGACAAGATGGAGGAGGGCTGTG GAAGTTTTCCAGGTTCCCTGAGCTCCAGTGAGCAGATTGTGGACTCTGACTCAGAGCTGGATGAGACTGGGAGGGGGTCCACACACCACCCACGTTGCCTGGTCAAACAGGAGAGCGAGGTCAGCACAGAGGATGACCAACTGAACTGCAGGGATAGTCTGGAACTCTCCAGCCAGTCTGTACCCCAGACCGACCCGGAACCAGACCAAGACCAGGAGAGTCCTGGTCCCGATGCCTCGGACCACGACCCCCCTGAGCCTCCAGACAGCGAGCCCCCGGACCTGGAGGTGTCTGAGCAAGAGCTGAGCATCTCCCTGGCTGAGCTCAACATGAATCAGTCCAACAACTATGTTCTGGGCCATGTGTGGAGCGAATCTCAGTTTGGTGCCGAGGGACAGGGAGCCAGAGTTTGTGTAAACATGACCTGTGCAATGTGTCAACCTCACTGA